The Vanacampus margaritifer isolate UIUO_Vmar chromosome 16, RoL_Vmar_1.0, whole genome shotgun sequence genome includes the window atttattatatatatatatatatatttattatatatatttattatatatatatatatatatatttattatatatatatatatatatatatatttattatatatatttattatatatatttatatatatatatatatatatatttatttattatatatatatttatttattatatatatatatatatatatatatatatatatatttatttatttattatatatatatatatatatatatatttattatatattatatatatatatatatatatttattatatattatatatatatatatatatatttattatatatatttattatatatttatatatatatatttattatatatttatatatatatatatttattatatatttatatatatatatatttatttatttattatatatatatatatatatttatatattttttttttttttttttttttactttatcttatttacattttatttttaaattttcttgataattttccaggttcattgatttaattgatttgatttgaattgaTCATTTCCCAGGTTACCGCGTCTACTACGTCGACGGGAACTACCAAGGCAGCTCCCGCCTGGTTCTGGACCACGAGACCTACATCCTCAACTTGACCGATGCTAACCACAAATCGGGAGCGCCTCAAAAGAACCCGAAGTGGACTCTGCTGTACCGCGCCACGGAGGCCTACGGGCTCTCCAGCCTTTTCCCCTCCGACTTGGACGGGCTCGTGCGGGGCTTCATCGGGGACGAGCGCCTCTTCCAGGAGTTCTGGTACTTCCGGCACAAGGGGCATGTTTCCGAGCCGTGCAAGGAGACGTGCAAAACGGCCGTCATGTGCTTTTTGCAAAGCGGCAGATACGACTTGCTGCAGCAGTGTGACCTCCTCAATGGTGTCAAAGTGAGAACAATTCCGTGTTAGCTGAAGCAGGTGAAGTGAGGAACTTTTTGCAAAGGAATGTCCACGGCGTGTTTAATTGGTGTCAAGGGTGGCGTTCCCATgcttctgtttttatttccagcTAAGAATGTCTTTTGTTTACTTGAAATGCCACAATCAATCCCAGAAATGTTCTACTGTCGGCACTTTAATGTTAGCAAATCCGGATATGTTGACATcgtttaaatgtatacagtattgcTGGTCTTTATTTGACATGAACAAGTTCCATAATATGTCGCTTGTTTATTGCCTGtataaattgtgaataaaattattataatttgtgaataaaaaaaatgttggtacatgtggctttttatttataaaacgtGTGGAAGATGTGGCAGCTCAAATTAGAAATGATCTTTTAgtagttcaatttttttttttaaatcactacaaAATATTGATTATAACTTAGTTAATAAAAACCCAAACTGAACGACTGAAAAATCTTATTTGCACTTGAACTTGCCATATTAAAATCTTTTGTATCGTTTCAATACTAAAAGTTGAAAATGATTTCCAGTAGAATTGCAAGTAAATCACTACAAAATATTGATTATAACTTCGTTAATAAAAACCCAAACTGAACTactgaaaaatctaatttgcaCTTGAACTTGCCATATTAAAATCTTTTGTATCGTTTCAATACTAAAAGTTGAAAATGACTTCCAGTAGAATTGCAATTGCATTACTTGCATTAATTCATTTTTGCTActtcacttaaaaataaaaaaaattttgttgctcttttattgtaaaaatacaCATGTATTATGAACACGTTCTTAACTCTTCTAATGTTCTTTTAATTACCggtaatgcaattatttttttgtcttgaattgATATGAGCATCCCACTTGCACACTAACATTCTTTTCCCAATTTAATTACACTCAATTCTCTCTATCCACTgctcatttgcaaaaaaaacaaaatcgaaAACAAGAACTCCTTTGTATAGTCCATCTTAATTGCTTGagggcatttattttttacaatcacAGTTTTAGACATCCGAGAAGGACATGGTGACGCCAAAGTCCTCCTTGTACAAATCCCACATTTTGGGTTTGTGAGGGTTATCCAGTTCCTCCCTGGGTAAAAACAGCCTGCGGAGACATAAGACAAAAGTGAGACACTTTAACAGTCAAAATAAATCGGAAATTGGCTttctagctctttgactgccagacgttttcagaaacgggatgtcgccagtgccagccgatttaagcatttttgactgatctttcaaggcccacagaaaattatgtgtttggactatggaaacactgatactaccaaatgaaagattggactctcatctttcatcagaaaaaaaagtttgtttctaccttattccgtttttcagtaatcaacaatagaaaatggttagtttcacctctgttttgaaaaaaacgtcttttaacgtctttggcactcctccataggattttactaaacgttatttaacgtttttgccagtcaaagagttagaggTGAGGTGAGGATGCTCATACTTGTTATCTGATATGAAAGAGGTATTGAACCAGAAGTAGAAGGGAACATCTTCATATCCTTTCGGAATACCCTGAGGAAGAGGAGTTTggaaaaatgacttcaaatgTCAAACATAAACAGCATCATTAACCTagccacattattattattattattattatattgtgatGATCAATATCGAATACAGCATTGTTTACATGTGGTTTCGATGTGTAAAAACACTCACAGCGGTGGACTCAAACATGACCTTGACATCTCCTTGAACCTCAGGCCCGTTCTGGAGGCTGATGATCGCCGCATTAGCACCCACGTCGGGAAACACCTTAAAAGCGAGCGGCCGCAGGTGAGCCCCTCAGCCCACTCTCGAGTGATCCCACATCAGAGGACTTACTTACTGTGCAGTTCTCCTGCGCGGCACACGCACACTGAAAAACAAGCTCTTTCCTGACTATGACCTTCACCTTCAAGTCGCTGCCGTTCCCTCTGCCCACGCCTGTTGGCGGCAACAAGCACATCTCAAAAAGTCTCCATCAAGGCGTGGCGTGTTGTGTTGCACCTGCTATGGAATGGATGCGGACGCTCTTGATCTTGAGGGTCTTTGGAGGAGGAAGCTGTCTGTtgaattttgtcttcatgatcTCGTAATAGCCCACATACCTGCTCTGTAGtaaacgaaaacaaaaaaatattattattttttttaatcaaaatgctTGGGCGGGATGTCGTCAGGCATCTTCCAACCTGAGAGGGCGTCTCCACTCCTTGAAACTTTGAACTTTGACTTTTGTCCGTCCTCCTTTCCCCAAAATACTCCAGACTATCCTAttgggcaaaaataaaaaaaataaaacaaaaatctatcACTGGATGAAGACAAAAGTCCGCCTCACCTGTGCGCTCTCAAACTGGTCGCTGTCAATAAGCCAAGTGCATACCAGAGTGCCGGTACGACCTGATACAAAAAGTCCAAATCAGCGTTTGTGTACATGTCCGAAAAATAAGAGATTGAAAGGAATCACCTTTGCCTCCCTTGCAGTGAATAGCGATGACGTTCCGGGGATCAGCCGACATCCACTCCCTCACGCTAGCCGTGTATTTCAACATGTCCCTGaaacatacaaacaatattaaaatacaataaattcacAAGAGGCCAAACAATCTGATATCACGTCACCCATCATTTTAACCGGTGCTGATTTTTGTGATTCTTACGTTACAGTTTTCTTCTGTGGTTTTAATGTAAATTTAGAAAGaatctttcataaaaaaaaaaaaaaaaaaaaaggagagcaatgattatgtcaaatcgaatgaacaatactgagctctcctgtaaaaaaaaaaaaaaaaactaactaaactaaaaaaaataactatcttggattcaatatttattattattattatttttctgacaaatgaCTGTGGAAAACTGGGGACCATTTTTATGCAATTATTGCAATCCTGGTTAAAAACGAATGTTTTTGTTAGGGTTCTCAAAAGTGACACTCATTTTTGTCGATGCACAtaaaaagtcagccattttgttttgaagcagccattttcgAGTGAGAAGCGGGTATCCATCCAAGATAATGCAATGCTAAATTGTTGAGCTTTATCATTCTTCAACATTGACCTCCTGCATAAATCGCTGTTGTGAGGCAGAATAATCCTCGCATCtccaaattaataatttttcgagaagaactaaaaaaaaaaaaaaaaaaaaaaaaaaaaaagagagccatTAGTAGAGTATAAGCCATTTCAActctttagattggtcaataatttgtaaaagaGCCATGCAGGAAACTAACCAATCGaaagtgaagaaaatattaaattggcCAAATTTGCAATAGGACATTTCCGTGACAATATGGTGCAATATTGCCATTTTGAATCATGCTTTATCCAGTGAGGAACTCACTCTAAAGAAGGAACATTGTGGTCGTCGATGAACACCCGTTCGACCCTGTAGTGGAAAAATTGGGGGTCGTACCCTTTCTCGCCTACAAAAACAaacgaacaaaaaaaattacatttgattcATAGTTGTAGATTCAAAGCCACTCAAAAGACTTTATTATTAGAACCTTTAATTTGATTACAAGCAACTCAGCTGACTTACTGCAAAGGTTGTAAACTCTGTAATGGCCTTCGTGTTTCGTGTCAAGGAACCGAGCCACCTCCTGAAACAAGACAAGCACAAGGAGATCTGATTAAAACACTTCAAATAcattcaatgatttttttttctactcttcCGGCAGTTAAAATGGCAATAATTGTGTCGTTGTGGTACCTTGATTGGGTTTCTGTAGAAGGACTGCTTCCCAGATGAAGGGAAAGACATGGCAATGACACGATCTGGACAAGACGAtcacaaaaatgatttaaaaaaaatgatgacgtcAAACACGCTACCGTCATGCTATGCCGTATCTACCTGTGACGTAGGTGAGGTCCAAGTCAAAGCCGTCCTTCTGGTAGCGCCGCTTGTTCTCAGACACCTGACAGAAACAAAAACGCAAGTTGACGTCCCCGCTTCAAATCTAGTACGGACGTGTACACGTTACCATCCTCCTCGTGACCTTCTCCAGCTCTTTCTTTTGAGCTGCCAGCCTGAAAAGTCTCACCAGGATGATGATTCTCAAGAAACGCAGAAAGGAAACCACCCTGGGGAGCAATTGACAATAAAATGGGAGGGATTAAGAACATGAAACATATTGAAGGAAGAATTGCAAATGATCTCGTCGTCAGACACTTTGTCAAGCACCCCCGACAACACAGGCAGTGGTCTCAAACGTGCGggccgggggccatttgcggcccacgGGCTGATATTTTCGCGGCCCTCTTATTGACatcaaattttaataatttgtttttgccATGTCATTGCACTGGGCATTTTGTGCgtgcgtgattttttttttttcctcttatgGACTACCACAGCTCAGGCTCATGACAACTTTCAGCGAAAAATAATTCTGAAGTGACGCCAAGTTGAAGGGAAAAGTTATTcagcagtcacacacacacaaaaaatataataataataatagatagtaaaggaaaaaatatgaaattttcTATGATAAAATATGTTAATACCTCTCATGACTCAAAACAgacacaaccttttttttttttttatattggctctcacaagattgcaggtgtacctaataaagcgCCCGTTGAGTTTGTTTAGCGGAATTGTATTGCACCTTTAGAATCCATTGGGAAATACTTTACTGCTTTGCACTGTTGTGAGTACCTGGGAATGAGGCTGGCTCCAGACAGGTCAGTGAAGGTGTAGCTCATGGTGACCACCAACGTGACCACCACCACGCAAGCGTCAATGATGTTCAGCTTGGAGCCAAAGTAAACTTTAAACCTTAAACACATAATGcacacagaaataaataaataaataaataaatgtgatgtaATAATGTCACAATGTCCATTTAAAAAGATCCGGGGACTCCTTCCACTGGAGGTCATTTCACTTCCTCCTTCATGACTTCCTCTTtttacagccaatcacagcacacTTTGCGTTTTCTGCCTACCCTTCCACATAGACCCTGAGGAGGACATCGAGCAGGAAGAAGAAGGAGATGACAAGGGACACGGTCTCCAGCGAATTGCCAACTTCTCTGCTCCTGGCTGGCAGGGAAATGTCCACGATGACCAGCACAATGTCAACGAGGATCAGCACCACTCCAAAAACACTTTGCGGGGGATAAATATGGACGATTATGTTTCAAGAGAAGACAATATTGCTTGTAAAATTCGGAAAGATACTGACCGGAAACCAAAAGACATAACAAAGGGAGCTATCTTCTTCCGGATATTGCTGGAAAATAAgttaaaatagtttatttttaaattttagtccattttacaaatatgaatgggggggggggggtactgacTGGTACATAGTGTCTGGTTCCATAGCATCATCTCGCCCGTTGTCAATCTCCACTTTGGCATCATCCATCTTTGCCACacttctaaataaaaaaaaaacatacacaatagATTGAAAAATAAGTGACACATAAAATGGCTCAAACATTAAACCATGCAGTAAAAACACGCACACGTGCACAGGTTAATCTTTCCCCGAAGGAAGTcatgtgttgtgtgtttttcttcaatCCTCACCCATTCACACCCCAATCCGAACCCGGGTCGAAGTGGACCGTGGTCATGACTTTATGAAAGTTGTGTTGCTGTGGACCTGAAGTTTCTAGACGAGGCAAAGAGCAGCGTGCAAAGATTTTTTTGCGAATAAACTCGGCAAGGTGGAATTCGTGGATGCAGAAAAGCACGCGCGTGGA containing:
- the tpte gene encoding putative tyrosine-protein phosphatase TPTE isoform X2 produces the protein MDDAKVEIDNGRDDAMEPDTMYHNIRKKIAPFVMSFGFRVFGVVLILVDIVLVIVDISLPARSREVGNSLETVSLVISFFFLLDVLLRVYVEGFKVYFGSKLNIIDACVVVVTLVVTMSYTFTDLSGASLIPRVVSFLRFLRIIILVRLFRLAAQKKELEKVTRRMVSENKRRYQKDGFDLDLTYVTDRVIAMSFPSSGKQSFYRNPIKEVARFLDTKHEGHYRVYNLCSEKGYDPQFFHYRVERVFIDDHNVPSLEDMLKYTASVREWMSADPRNVIAIHCKGGKGRTGTLVCTWLIDSDQFESAQDSLEYFGERRTDKSQSSKFQGVETPSQSRYVGYYEIMKTKFNRQLPPPKTLKIKSVRIHSIAGVGRGNGSDLKVKVIVRKELVFQCACAAQENCTVFPDVGANAAIISLQNGPEVQGDVKVMFESTAGIPKGYEDVPFYFWFNTSFISDNKLFLPREELDNPHKPKMWDLYKEDFGVTMSFSDV
- the tpte gene encoding putative tyrosine-protein phosphatase TPTE isoform X1 yields the protein MTTVHFDPGSDWGVNGSVAKMDDAKVEIDNGRDDAMEPDTMYHNIRKKIAPFVMSFGFRVFGVVLILVDIVLVIVDISLPARSREVGNSLETVSLVISFFFLLDVLLRVYVEGFKVYFGSKLNIIDACVVVVTLVVTMSYTFTDLSGASLIPRVVSFLRFLRIIILVRLFRLAAQKKELEKVTRRMVSENKRRYQKDGFDLDLTYVTDRVIAMSFPSSGKQSFYRNPIKEVARFLDTKHEGHYRVYNLCSEKGYDPQFFHYRVERVFIDDHNVPSLEDMLKYTASVREWMSADPRNVIAIHCKGGKGRTGTLVCTWLIDSDQFESAQDSLEYFGERRTDKSQSSKFQGVETPSQSRYVGYYEIMKTKFNRQLPPPKTLKIKSVRIHSIAGVGRGNGSDLKVKVIVRKELVFQCACAAQENCTVFPDVGANAAIISLQNGPEVQGDVKVMFESTAGIPKGYEDVPFYFWFNTSFISDNKLFLPREELDNPHKPKMWDLYKEDFGVTMSFSDV